A genomic window from Streptomyces sp. 846.5 includes:
- the rplT gene encoding 50S ribosomal protein L20 — translation MARVKRAVNAHKKRRVILERASGYRGQRSRLYRKAKEQVTHSFVYNYNDRKKRKGDFRQLWIQRINAAARANGMTYNRLIQGLKLASVEIDRKMLAELAVHDATAFAALVEVAQKALPADVNAPRVAA, via the coding sequence GTGGCACGCGTCAAGCGGGCAGTAAACGCCCACAAGAAGCGCCGGGTCATCCTCGAGCGCGCCAGCGGTTACCGCGGCCAGCGTTCGCGCCTGTACCGCAAGGCCAAGGAGCAGGTCACCCACTCCTTCGTCTACAACTACAACGACCGGAAGAAGCGCAAGGGCGACTTCCGCCAGCTGTGGATCCAGCGCATCAACGCTGCGGCGCGTGCGAACGGCATGACGTACAACCGGCTGATCCAGGGCCTGAAGCTGGCCAGCGTCGAGATCGACCGCAAGATGCTCGCCGAGCTCGCCGTGCACGACGCCACCGCGTTCGCCGCGCTGGTCGAGGTCGCGCAGAAGGCCCTCCCGGCCGACGTCAACGCGCCCCGCGTCGCCGCCTGA